A region of the Leishmania major strain Friedlin complete genome, chromosome 19 genome:
GTTGCACCGTTGTCGGCGGCTACCGCTCCCTTCACTACTACGGCCTGCCGTTGCTTCACTTGCCATTGCTGATCTTGGCTGGCGGCTTAGCCCGCGCTCAGCCTCCCCACTCGGCCGTGAGCCCCTCCAAGCTGAGCAAGACCGCCCTAGGGTCTTGCAAAGCGTcgcgcgcgtctgcctcgGACAGCGATATTggcgcaccgccagcactTCTTACGGCCACCTCGCCCTCGGCCTCCTTCGACTATGCCCTGCCTCATCTCTTTCACCCGCATCACGCCGACCCGGCCAGCTGCAGAGCAACTCTGTGCTTGACATCACAGGAGCGACAGCAGGCCCTCGATCTGCTTTTCGCACAACTGCGCGACGCCACTGCCGCGGTCAGCGATGGCGTGAAAGCAGCGTGTGGGAACGACGCCGCACCACGCTCGCTTATATCCTTTGTGGAGGACGTTCTCTTTACTGAAATGTCGGATGGCACTCGCAACAAGAAATCCGCAGATGCTCTCACTGCAGGTGACCGTAACAGCAGTGATGCACATGCGGTGCTCACGCCACCGGTGTGCTGTCCGCTGCTGACCGAAATGGCCCTCTACTCGCACGTGCGGTAGACCATCTCCAGCCCGTGCATGAGGgcctcgacagcgccgcgctcgtCTCTAAGCGGTacacatgcgcgtgcgctgagAGGTGGTTGAGTGTTGACAAGGAGCAAAAATGAGCTCACTCTCCATCGATTCAGCTATCCGTGAGAGATTTCAGCGTGCGAAtacatgtgcgtgtgggctCCACaccgcgccacggcctctttttttttgcggcggctggggagggggggggggctgtgGTGACAACCGCCGTGCACTTGATAAGTGTCCCCCACTTAGCTGTTGACTGGATTGCTTCCCTACGCGCACgcccccctccgcctcttcccATCTCTCCCTTTGTTCCTTTCTGTTCCAATCGCTGAAGGGACACAAAGCGCATCTGCTCCTCTTGATCTGCTggctctgctgctcttcttttttcttttttttttggatgcggcggtggagaaggagaggggaggggaggcggtctccacttttttttgtggGTGCTCTCGTGGTGGACTTCAGGCCGCCTCGCCCGGACCCCGCCCCGCTTTTGGTTTTTCTCCCGTTCATGGAACGGAAGACGAGAAGGCcacgcgaaaaaaaaaggtaaCCAACGAGTATCACGAAGGGCATGGCTCACCTCCACAGGTGTGCGCGGTTGTGTGGCGCGCCGTTGAGGCGAAGTACGCTGGCCTCTGTGTGCATCCACGGTGCAGAAGGGGGGGGCAGCGACGGATTACTCACTACCCCGCATGGGACCCTCTCTTtgcatctctctcgcccctGGTGTTTGCGTGGCTTTTGCAGTGGGCGACGCCGCATCGGGTGCCGTGGCCTGCGCTCGTGCGTTTCCTCTGCGCCTACCGGTGTCTGTGCCGTCACGACTCTCTCTTTGCTCTTCACTGTCTTGCACCCGttcacctccctcccccctccccatgcGTGGGTatctgtgcgcgtgtgccagCTGTGTAGTAGGGATAGTACGCGTGATCTCCTATTTTGGTTTGGCTTTGTATACCCTGTCTTTAGTGGGCGCGCTAGGGGACCATCTCTAGCATAGTGATTCCCCGTTTTGCatcatacacacacacacacacacacacgcaaacacacaaacagacagacagacagagaggcacagaacggcacacagacacactcaAGCCCTTGCCCCACCCGCTCCACTCTTCTctatcacacacacacacacacacacacacagagacacgcccGGCCTTACTCAGACGCACGTTGGTGACGTCGAGCCAAGGATCTTTGGCGGCGAGTTTGATTTCACAGATAACGCAGGAGGATTGCCCTCTAGCTACAAATATATAAGGAAGGAGTCCCACGCCAAGGGAATCGGGTGAGCACGCGCACTTGTTGATCGCCACGCACAACCTCTTCCCCACCCTGCTCTCCACGTGCTAACCTATCCTTTgtctttcctcctccttcccctgcccctcttctccgctctctctgcctctctcgtTCTCCCGGCCCTGCGCTTGCACATCCTCGCATCGCTGCGGTCCGTTTCTGCGCTGAGCCCCATTTGATTTCCTTTCTGCCGTCTTGTCGCGTCTCTTCGCCTTCCTTCTCATCCCTCTACCCCCCAGGTCGCCCCCTTTTCGTCTTCTTAccttgcgctgccgccgactgTCGCCGGATGATGAAGTCCAACGTCgaggccgacgccgccgcgacgggCCCCTACCACTGCAACGGCATAATGGCGCCTGCCATGAGCGCAAACGAGCCCATGCAAGTGGTGTACAACCGCACACAGAAGCGCGTGCCGGTTTTCCGTGACAGCCTGATTATGTACGAGCAGCAGATGGTGCAGGTGATGGAGGAACTGCGCACGCTGACGATGGACGTGAATGCACTACGGGTGCATTACGAAGAGGCGCTCCAGGAGAAATTGTACATTGAGAACCTCGCTGCACAGGCGGAGAAGCGCGTGCAGGACGTGAAGGAAATCGTGGACCGCTACGTTGGTGTCAAGGACGCGGTGGTAGCCAGCGACGGGTTCACGTATGAGCGGGAGACGATCTCCTCGTATATCGAAGGCTGCAAAGAGGCTGGCGGCACGCCGACGTCGTACCAGACGGAGAAGCCGCTGACCTCGCTGCTGATCCCGAACCGCTCGCTCAAGACGCTGGTGGATCGCTTGGTGACGCTGCAGAAGGCGgagccgacgccgccggcgccggccgACCGCAACCCGGTGCAGCACCACTCGAAGTCGATAACGGCGGGTCGTGCAGGAAACATCTCTATCAACCAGCACGAAGGCCAGCGGCGCAACATGCACGGCGGCGGAAAGGACAGTTCCGGCCCGGTGGAGTTGAACGCCAAGGGCGAGCGAGTGCACCCGTGCATTCGTGTGTACGGATACTGCAACTACAACGAGAGCTGCGCGTACGCGAAGTATCCCTACGATGCGTGCTTGTCGAATCTCAAGAACAAGTGCCGCTTCAAGAACCAGTGCCACGAGCGCCACGTCGAGTTCCGCGGCCCACTCGACGACTACGGTAACTGCGCTTCCACTAACCAGGGGCCTAACCAAGAGAACATTGCGTCCGAGCCCGTGGGGGAGGCGAACAAGTAGGCTCCATGTCTTTCATCTTGGACGCTCCCCCGTCGCTCTctgccacacgcacacagacgcagacgcagacgGAAGTGGGACggcaagagaggagaaaggCACCGCAGCCACCCTTGCCAGCGGgccgcctttttttttcgttgtcgCTTTAAAGGCTATATTTGttgcatctccctctctctgtgtgtgcaagAGGGCTGTTCTTGCCCCTCCGACTTCCTGTCGGATGCTTGCTGCTCTATTTCCgagtgtgcttgtgtgcgtgtattcTCTGTTGTCGCTCGATTCAACGCCGGCATTTCtgcacctctctccctccctctctcgcggCGCCTCTTTCGCGAAAGAAGCCGTTCTCTCCTCACCCCCGCGCATGTTGTCTTTTGCAGCCGTCcctttgttttcgtttcgcttctccttctcttcccctctcttcccttcttcctctctccctcctcctcacctctCCTGTTCCGTGCTCGACGCGCTCTCGTTTCTTCggctcctcttctctttcccgCGACCTGCGTGCTGGCCGCGCGCCATTGTTGGCGTCTTCGGCCAGTGTGCACTGGTGAGGCACTAGCTTCATTGCGCGTATGCGTCGACTGTGATGGCCGAGGTCTCGTGAAGGCACTTCTTGCCGATGGGGTTGGCGGGAtgaggggtggggcggggtgTTGAGAGGAAGGCTCACGGGCTGGGGTGAGTCGGTGACTCGGCAAAGACGACGCCTCGTCCAAGGACTGTTGTTAGCACACACCCTTCTTCCCCATTCGGCTCCCCGGCAAGCGACTCTTTTTTCCGGGGTTGTCTCTTCTCCGAGTTGCGAGACAACAAGAGGACGTCCTTGCCTAGGCGCGTGCGGGCACCTGTCCGCACTTTGGATGCCTGCAGCCACGTGTGACGAGCATCGACAGCGTGCAGTGCTAATGGCGTACTGCCCACTGCTGCGCTCGCGTTGTTGTGCCCTCGCccccgccggcgccgctgccctcctgcctgcgcctgctgcgagGGCGTCCGGCTCGGCGTTGTGCTCTATATGCCGCGTGTAACCCGTAGATCGCTCACGGCTCAAAGCGCAACTTCTTGCACGCCATAATCTTGTCCACAGCGGCCTGATTGTGCACaccgcgctcgcgctgcgtGGGCTCCTCACTTGTCAGGTGTTCATGGCTGCACAccctctctgccctctcAGAGGGCCAGACCACGGGCTCTCTGTGCGCGGGCGCATGCCTATGCACGGGCCCCTTCGGCTGGTCACACCGACTCCTGTGGGGGGCGTGCGTATTCGGTAGAGGATGGTGTGTCCCCTGCCGCCACAGACTCATGGCCGCGTTGCGCCTGTCGTGGCGCGTGCGGGCAAGCCCCGCAGACGCGCCCCGGTGAAATGGACGGAAATGGAGGATGAAGACAGCGAGCCCCCGAGACAGCAACGCCGTCCTAAAGCAGGCCCCATGATCCGAAAACGTGAGcgctgtgtgcacgcgctctCAAGCACAGGTGGCATGGTGTGTCGCATTCACGCAAGGCATCCAGAGGCCGGCAGAGCAAGAGTGATGGACGGAGAAGGCGGGAAGGGATCCATGCAAATggccccccaccccgccacacacacacacacacacacaatgcATGCGTGCGAAGCATGTGCGGCATGCCCTCCATCTGACCGTGTGggctggcgcggcgccgatgcgggAAGCACGCCGAGAACACGGCGAGTCGCGCCATCGAGTCCTCCCGGCTCGAATGTGGCGAGCCGCTGCAGAATCTTGTGGAATGCCGCGGCTTGAGGCGACGGAGGGCGAAGCATGGCATGCGGCCCGGGCACAGGGACTCGGAGGGCCCTGGCCCGCAGCTGGCCAGCTTCCTGCTTGAGCTCACCAGGCATGCACCTTGACCACCACCTGTTATCCTCACAGCGGATGCCACCGTTTCCGGCCTGGGGCAGGACCCTGGGCGCAACCCTCTCGGATCAAGGCATGCCGTCCTCCCGCGTCTCCGCCTGGCGCTGATCGCGCAGCGCGTATCGGAGAAGGGGACGAGGAAGGGCGAGAAGAGTCCGTACGACGCACGGCCCGATTCGACGGCAGGGACGGCTACGTCCTGGTCCACCAGGAGGTagctgtggtgcagcagaggtaGGTGAGCTGCGgttgtgtctgcgtgtgtacgtTTATTAACTTGTGCGCGCGAAGGTGTGGAAAATGTCTTCTCAGCTCTTTCTCATCTCGTTCTCATCTCGTTCTCATCTCTTTCTCATCTCTTTTGTTTGATTGTGTTTTCCATCGGCTACTCTTGGCGTtttcgcgtgcgcgtgtgtttgtttgtgcCGGCGTGATGTGGGacaggagggagaagacCGCCTGTGTGTTAGCCCCTTTCTCTTGCGTGCTAGAGTGTTGCGAGATGCGGGCAGATGGTGGGGAGCGACTGTCGGGGACGGCGAAGCTCATGTTCTGGTTGACGGTGTGGCGCCTACTCTCTTGCGTTCTCTCTGCACGCGTGCGAATACTTTTTCCTCAGCGTTGTTGATGGGCAGACGGTGCGCAACCGCGTGTGGTCGTTCTCTCTAGCATCTGGGTCTCTCTACCGCCAAGTGATGCGTTCTTGCATGTCTGGTGTTATCCTCCTGTGTCCGTGTCTATgcctgcgcctctctctATCTTTGCAGTTGTATTATGGTTCATGCACCGCGCGCTTCTGATGCGAAGGATAGGTGGGGGTGGCCTTTCcgatggtgtgtgtgtgtgtgtgtgtgtgcgatgCGGGGTGTGGTGGAGACGGACAATGTTTTTGTTTAACGTGGCcaaaccgaaaaaaaaatggaagAGGGAGTGtgggagaagaagagaaaagTGGGAGGGCTGCTCCTGTGCTCTCTGTAAGCGAGGGCTTCACCTTcgtcttttttgttgttgttcgctGTTGGCGAAGGGAGCAGACAAGGATCGAGTGAGCAGCAAGCACAAGACGAAGCAGCAAGAAGGAAAGCATGGTcaggggggaagggggcaagAGAGCGTCGAGGAGAGGCAGCCTGCAGATGTGCAGCACAGGGGTGGTagggtggtgtgtggtggctgtgtacatgtgtgtgagtggggggcgggggagtgAGGGAATGGCGAGGAGCGCGGCGATCTGCTGCATTCGCTTGGGCTGTCATCGTCTCTCACGTGACTCGTGTCTCGTGAGAAGTTGGGGCCTGGTGCCCATCTGgctgtgcatgcgcacacgcaaacacacgcgTCCTCTGCTGCGTGTTGGCTTCTCGGCTGCCCACCATCtcggctgcgcgtgcgcgtgtatgcATGCCGTACGCACCGACGCAGACAACTGAAGATGGCTGCTTGTGCGTTGCCCCTTTCCATCCTTGCCGTTTCACAACGCCTCACACCCTTCTTGGATGCTCTTTCCATCCTCTTCTCTTACCTTGCTTGCCATGTTTCCCTGGCCTGAACAACAAaacacacgtgcgcgtgtgcacaccTTCCTCGCCAGCGCGCTCCTTCGCGTGGGGACCTACATTTGGGTACGCTAGacgtgtgtgtccgtgtatTGACTTTcctttgtgcgcgtgcatgctATGCTGCCCTTGCGTGAAACTCTAGTGCTTAGCCAGCAACGgaagcagagcagcagcagtacgccgcgccgtcagcgctgcagcaccggctccagcaccagcacgggCTGCGCGCCCGCTCCCTAACCCCTCTTgtctccgtctcctctgccgccctTTCAAGGGAGCGATCAGCCTTCACTACCCTTACTGCAACAGCGTGCCCCAAATTGAAGGCGGTGACACACAGACGGGACTTCTGGCTGGGACTCTCTTCTGTATCCGTACGTGCCGCAGAAGCAGACACACCGCACAACCAAAGGACACCCGTCCGTTGCAAGCGTGTTCGGACCAGGCGCTCGAACAGCAGCACAACGCAGAACACTTGGAGACATACGCTAATACCTCTCTTCATCTTGCAGCCCCTTTTCCTAGGCCAGACAATGACAATCCGCAAGTCCACAAACCTGCTGGACGGCTTCctgtcgtcgctgtccaTGATTCTTGTGAGTGAGATTGGTGACAAGACCTTCTTCATAGCGTGTCTCATGTCGATGCGTCACCCGAAGCTGACGGTATACATTGGCGCTCTCGGTGCCCTAGCTGCAATGACGATACTGTCGGCGCTGATGGGCGTCGTGGTGCCCAACCTGCTCTCTGTGCAGGTGACGCAGAtgttggcggtggtgctcttCATGGCGTTTGGCTGCAAGATCCTTTACGACGAGCTGATCCGCAAGAAGGCTGAcgacgaggagagcgaggacgAGATGAcggaggctgctgcggcgttgcGCCGTCGCGATCCGAACGATCCGGCTGAGACGGGTAGCATGGCGTCGTCGGCCTACGTAAGCGCACCGGCTCGCCGCTGGCGCAAGCTGCTCAACCCCGTCATGGTAGAGGCATTCACGCTAACCTTCGTTGCCGAATGGGGAGACCGCAGCCAGCTGGCTACGATTGCGCTTGCGGCTGCGAAGAACCCGTACGGCGTGACAGTCGGCGGTATTCTCGGCCACGCCCtctgcaccggcggcgccgttgtgTGCGGCAACCTcatcgcgcagcgcgtgtCCATGAAAACGGTGAACATAGTTGGCGGCGTTCTTTTTATCATGTTCGGTCTCGTGACCTTGTACGAACTGACTTATGGGGGGCATGAGATCGCCAAGACTCACGAGCGCCCGGCGAGGACGGAGTAGTCAGTGTGGAAGGAGtaagcacacgcacgttcACATGCAACACCTTACAGCGCCGTTGCGCAGCTCACCACAGCACCGAGGATTGTGTCCGTTGCGGGCAcgctctcctctgcctccccTGCCCTGCTTCTTCTAAACGCTTGGTTGTTCTGTTCCACACGGGCTCCGTGATGACTGGGTcgtctcactctctctcgctgccgttgtgtGCCGGTGTGTCGCTCCGCTTCTCTTGCTTGCTGGTGTTGCTTGtcggagagcagcagcagtccccccccccgtttCTCCTTTGGCCATTCGactttttcctttttttgctTTCCATCCAGTTGCGTTGCTACCGCATGTAGTTGCTTGCATGCGGCAGGCGCCCCTtacccctctccctcgtcgaGTGCATGCCCTCCGCCCGCCCCTGCCCTTCTCCTTGTGTGGCTCTCTTCCACGGTCATCCATGAGGAGCGACTGAGGTAAAGCGCACGCGGctgggggggaggggactctgtgcgtctgcgcatgagagagagcgaggggaagggagggggggggcgagcaggcgctgcggctctTATCACTGATTATCTCGTCCTTCATGGAGcacttgtgtgcgtgtgtgtgtgtgtgcgtctgtgtttTCGTCGCTGTTCTTCATTGCTCTTAATCCTTGGCGCTGTCGCATCTCTGTCCGCTGGATTCATTCCCTGCCACTGCTGTGTAGGTCCGTTCAATAGGCGAGTGTCGGACTGCTCGTCTCTTTGGGCatgatggcggtggcgagcggcttttgtgcgtgtgtcctgTGGTTGGTGGCAGAGCGATGCCCCTTTCAGTCAAGGCCACTGGCCAAGTCTCTCTGTTGGATCGCtatttgttttttttttcccttttcGGTTTGCTTTGAACGCCGCCCTGATGACAGGGGACACCCCTcagcgcgtggcatctcagggTCGAGCACACCCGCTCTGCGTGGGGCAGCTGAGTAGCCCCCCGCCCCTGTCCCCCGCCAGTGCCGAAGCATTTCTGCTGCTGGTAGAGGGCCAAGAGCCTACGACGTGCGGGTGGTCAAAGCAATGTAGCGCCACTGACGTCGGCGGCCCGGTCGTATATAACGCTGCGCTGGAGCGATCTGCGACTGTGAACACGActgtgccatccatatgGTAGACagcgtgtcagcgtgactcgagcgtatctcGCCCGGCCCTCACTGCCCTGCTGGCGGGCCGCCTGTGTGCCACCCCGAGTGTGGTGCGCTATGTGGGGAGCAGCATAACGGGAAGCGACTGTGAGGCAACCTGCTTGGTGGGCGGGGTGGGCAGAGTTTGAGGCAGAGACGGTGCTCCGATGACTgtgtcggcgcattgctgtaacGCGCTTctggcgctgcttcgcaccccGCGGAACGGGGGCCTGTGGCTGACTGTGAGGGGTAGGGTGGAGTGGTGCGGCGTGCTGTATGGCGGAGACCGTATACGCGTCGAAATGAAAACAGAGTAAACCTTGCGACATGAAGATGCAAGAGGGGAATAGGTGGGAGTATGAAGGAGTAAGAGagacgaggcggagagggcagcgGACAGACATGGCTTGCGATTAGGTGTCTTTACTTGTGGCTCGCCTCCATCCTTGCATCgagggtgtgcgcgtgctgcgcctcgctgctcttttctctttctcgcgtATTCTTCCGCTCCATCTctatcttttttttttctctccctcaccgGTACGGTAAACTCTAAGGGACAATACCGATGATGCGACTCGGTGAGTACGCGGATAGAAGAACACCATGCAAAAAGAAGCGGGACGCCGCTCACTCGCTGCCGCATCCCcgtcttccctccctccctctatCCTGCTGCGAGACGCCCATGCAATACGCACTGGATTGTCACGAAGGAAAGTGATGCTGCTGGTTTTGCATGTGGATCGGTTGAAGCAGACCCACGCACACGGTCGTTCTCCCCACCAACACCATCACCACTCTCCCATCTTCCTCTGCTGCGTCTTCTCTATGCGTTTCTCCATTCTCCACAACCCCCATTTCacttgcacacacgcgcgcggcgcacatGCGGTATGCGCGTTGGTGTGCTGAaccgcgtgtgtctgcgaTGTTTTCTCTTCGCACTTGTGTATTGCCTTTCTGCACTCGACGTGAACAGGTTGTGTTACTTAGAGAAGTAAGAACCCTCTCACAAAAAAGAGCTACGCGGGGCGACCAGCACTGGCTGCGCACTCCCCcaacagccgccgcagcaaccACACAGCCGCGATTGAGGCCACGGCGCAAACGACGTCGTTACTGtttctcccctctcgctcgctcgctcttctATCGCTTCCACCGACGCTGTCACGGCGTGTGGTTTTGTCGACTGGCGCAGTGGTGTcggtgaggaggagaggtTTCGCGTTCCttctcgcgctctctctctgcgggTGATCTCTGCTCTCTTGCCCTTCCAAgcaccccttccccacaTACAAGTAAACGTGCCCTGCCGCAGCCCTACCATGACGGAGGTGACTTCACCATACCGTGGCAGGGTAAAGGAGATGTGGCCGGCACCGACGGCCGGTGTAGAGAgcgaagccgccgccgccgcgccgccgcaaaCGCAGCAGACAAAGGTGTGCTTTAACGTGTGCCGCCAGGAGCCGTACCACCCCAACAAAGGGTACCGGCACCTCGCGCGGAAGCTGCGGCAGGGCGGCACGGTCGAAATGAACAAGGAGGACATCACGCTGGACCGCTTGAGCGCCAGCGACATCGTCCTCTTCCCTGCGCCGCAGACGCCCTTCTCGGAGGAGGACATCGCGGTGATTCGGCAGTACGTGGAAGGTGGCGGCTCTGCCATGATCCTCCTAGGTGACGGCCACGGGGGGCAGTACTCGTACCTCAATAAGGCCCTCGACGACTGGACAGGGATTACCATCAACGAGGATTGCGTCGTGCGCACAGTTCTGCACCGCTACCTGCATCCCAAGGAGGTGTGCGTGACCAACGGCATCACAAACCGCGCCATCAACAAGGCCGCTGGCAAGAAAGTGTTCGGCGCCGTGGGCGGGTCGCCGAGCAGCGGCTTCGGTGTCGGGGCGGGCAGCGTGGGGGCGAAGGGGGTCACCTCCACCATGGGCATCGGCTCCACGCTCATGACGCTCAACCGCACGGTCGGTGCTGGGCAGGCGACAAACGCGGCGCTACTCGCGCAGAGCGCGGCCGCGGGAAGCGCTGCGGCCATGGCTGTCGACGAGGCCGAACAGGAAGCCACAAGTCTGGTCTTCGTGTATCCATACGGCCTCACCTTCAACGTGCAACGGCCTGCCATCCCGCTTCTCAGCAGTGGTTTCATGGCGTACCCGCTGAACCGCCCgatcgcggcggcgtgggAGTGCCCAAAGGTGGTGGAGCACCTTGGCCGTCGCAAGCAGGGCAAGCTGCTGATAATCGGGTCGGCGCAGCTCTTCGATGACGCGTGGATTGAGAAAGAGGAGAACAGCACACTCGCCTCCATCCTCTTCGACTACCTTGACCACAAGCTGAAGCTGAACCAGATCGATGCCGACGAGCCGGATATTACGGACTACCATCACCTTCCTGAtaccgcctccctctccgagCGGTTGCGCGTCGCTGTAGAGCAGCACGAGGAGCTACCGCGTGATTTTACGCAGCTGTTCCAGCTAGATTTGTTCAAGATCGACACGGACAAAATACCAGATGTGGTGGACACCTACTCGAAGCTGTCCGTGAAGGTAGAGCCGCTGACACTGATCCCGCCGGAGTTccagacgccgctgccgccggtgaaGCCTGCCGTTTTCGAGGCGATTCACCGCGACCCGCCCCCGCCTGGACTGGACCTCTTTGATCTGGATGAGGAGTTCGCGCCGGAGCGGGTCCGACTCAGCCAGCTCACGAACAAATGCAAGGCGGACGACGTGGAGTACTACATCttgcaggcggcggaggtgatgGGCGTGACGAAGAAACTGCGCAGCCCACGCAACCGCGacccgcgcgcgctgctcgacTACGTGTTCCGCCAGGTGGTAGACTACAAGAAGGTGAACAGTGGCCCTGTCGCGTCGCAGGAGGCCATACATGGCGATACCGCCTCCggggcggccgcggcagacaacgccgctgccgccgccgccgcggagaaCATGATGCGCGTGATTCGCGTCAGCAACGACGGCACCGGCGACCCGACCCCATTCGACGAGAACCCACTCTGGAACCTCTACCTCGAGGCGGACTTTGCAAAGGGCACCATCGAGGGTAACCTGCAACTGCTGCGGGACTCGAGCCGCTTCGGTGCACAGGAGGCGCGCATCGAAGGCGACATCAAGCCGCCAGGCGAGCGTGAGTACCCGATGGAGTGGGGCGTCGTGCTAGACGCCGCCAATGGCGAGCAGATCATCTACGTGTTCTTAGGAATGATCCAAGGCAaccagctgcgcggcgtgtgtgagcagggcggcggcggcaacaccCGCAACTTCCTATATACGCTCGAAGAGCTGTAGCGCGGAAGCGGCGGTTGGGCGACTGTCGTTTGCCGACGTCTCTCTCCAGCGAGCACagtgtatatatatatatatgcatattttttttttctgttgttgttctcttGCCTCGCCGCTCGttgtcgcgtgtgcgccccctccctccctccttacCGTTCTC
Encoded here:
- a CDS encoding putative intraflagellar transport protein component; the protein is MTEVTSPYRGRVKEMWPAPTAGVESEAAAAAPPQTQQTKVCFNVCRQEPYHPNKGYRHLARKLRQGGTVEMNKEDITLDRLSASDIVLFPAPQTPFSEEDIAVIRQYVEGGGSAMILLGDGHGGQYSYLNKALDDWTGITINEDCVVRTVLHRYLHPKEVCVTNGITNRAINKAAGKKVFGAVGGSPSSGFGVGAGSVGAKGVTSTMGIGSTLMTLNRTVGAGQATNAALLAQSAAAGSAAAMAVDEAEQEATSLVFVYPYGLTFNVQRPAIPLLSSGFMAYPLNRPIAAAWECPKVVEHLGRRKQGKLLIIGSAQLFDDAWIEKEENSTLASILFDYLDHKLKLNQIDADEPDITDYHHLPDTASLSERLRVAVEQHEELPRDFTQLFQLDLFKIDTDKIPDVVDTYSKLSVKVEPLTLIPPEFQTPLPPVKPAVFEAIHRDPPPPGLDLFDLDEEFAPERVRLSQLTNKCKADDVEYYILQAAEVMGVTKKLRSPRNRDPRALLDYVFRQVVDYKKVNSGPVASQEAIHGDTASGAAAADNAAAAAAAENMMRVIRVSNDGTGDPTPFDENPLWNLYLEADFAKGTIEGNLQLLRDSSRFGAQEARIEGDIKPPGEREYPMEWGVVLDAANGEQIIYVFLGMIQGNQLRGVCEQGGGGNTRNFLYTLEEL
- a CDS encoding putative RNA binding protein; translated protein: MMKSNVEADAAATGPYHCNGIMAPAMSANEPMQVVYNRTQKRVPVFRDSLIMYEQQMVQVMEELRTLTMDVNALRVHYEEALQEKLYIENLAAQAEKRVQDVKEIVDRYVGVKDAVVASDGFTYERETISSYIEGCKEAGGTPTSYQTEKPLTSLLIPNRSLKTLVDRLVTLQKAEPTPPAPADRNPVQHHSKSITAGRAGNISINQHEGQRRNMHGGGKDSSGPVELNAKGERVHPCIRVYGYCNYNESCAYAKYPYDACLSNLKNKCRFKNQCHERHVEFRGPLDDYGNCASTNQGPNQENIASEPVGEANK